The Triticum aestivum cultivar Chinese Spring unplaced genomic scaffold, IWGSC CS RefSeq v2.1 scaffold174139, whole genome shotgun sequence genome has a segment encoding these proteins:
- the LOC123172214 gene encoding receptor kinase-like protein Xa21 produces MTSLLFPGFVRFLCLFLGFSCSLPSLGICDETPSDRQALLCFKSQLSGPAGFLASWSNVSVEFCDWYGVTCSATSPRRVIALDLESQGISGTIAPCIAKLTWLTRLQLSNNNFRGGVPSELGLLSRLASLNLSMNTLEGNIPPELSTCSQLKILGLWNNSLRGEIPHNLSQCKRLQEINLGNNKLQGSIPPAFGVLPALRVLVLAKNTLTGTIPPSLGSSRHLTYVDLATNALGGVIPQSLANSSSLQVLRLMSNSLTGKLPKALLNTLSLGAICLEKNNFVGTIPSVTVTPSPIKHLSLRYNNLSGRIPSSLGNLSSLVHLYLTNNYLVGSIPESIGYIPTLEILTLSMNNLSGPVPPSIFNMSSLKSLAIAKNSLVGRLPFDIGYTLPNIQDLILSDNNYDGPIPASLLKAYHLQRLDLKNNRFTGSIPFFGSLPNLVLLNLARNKLEADDWGFVSSLSNCSRLNMLALDGNNLNGKLPSSIGNLSNSLDYLWLSSNKISGPIPPEIGNLKSLIGLYMGDNLLTGNIPSTIGKLYKLVDLSFAQNKLSGQIPDTVANLVQLSTLELDHNSFSGRIPASISQCTQLTILNLAHNSLDGRIPSKILTISTLSKELDLSNNYLSGRMPDEVGSLLHLKKINMSNNRLTGNIPSTLGQCVDLEYLEMQNNFFAGRIPQTFSNLVSIKHMDISGNNLSGKVPEFLKSLKSLQGLNLSFNHFDGAVPTGGVFDNIGAVSLQGNDHLCTIIPMRGMSLCMALSDSKRKQKPVVLVLVILLPIVVATAILFSCMATIYRRKRMQANPRLQHDNEHVKKLEKISFEKISYEDLLRATDRFSSENLIGSGSFGRVYKGSLQFQADQVAIKIFDLDINGADRSFIAECEALRNVRHRNLVKIITSCSSVDHTGADFKALVFPYMPNGNLEMCLHLKYSEDGEKNILSLSQRTNIALDVAVALDYLHNQCAPPVIHCDLKPSNILLGLDMAAYVIDFGLARFLFSPENAHQDSSASLSRLKGSIGYIPPEYGMSEEISTKGDVYSFGVLLLQLITGCSPTDEKFNDGISLHEFVDRAFTKNIHEVVDSTMLQDSSNATNMMKNCVIPLLRIGLSCSMTSPKERPGMGQVSTEILRIKHVASDTCMSDEANNWQDSSKQQKFM; encoded by the exons ATGACATCTTTATTGTTTCCAGGCTTCGTTCGGTTTCTCtgcctcttcctgggtttctcttGCAGCCTACCATCATTAGGAATTTGCGATGAAACACCGAGCGATAGACAAGCCCTCCTTTGCTTCAAATCCCAGCTCTCGGGTCCCGCTGGATTTCTAGCTTCATGGAGCAACGTGTCCGTGGAGTTCTGCGACTGGTACGGGGTCACCTGCAGCGCGACGTCCCCCCGGCGTGTCATCGCGCTGGACCTTGAATCCCAAGGCATCTCAGGCACCATAGCACCTTGCATTGCCAAGCTCACTTGGCTGACAAGGCTCCAGCTGTCGAACAACAACTTCCGTGGTGGTGTGCCGTCCGAGCTTGGCCTCCTGAGTCGACTCGCCAGCCTCAACCTCAGCATGAACACTTTGGAAGGTAACATCCCACCTGAACTCTCTACATGTTCCCAGCTCAAAATTCTGGGCTTGTGGAACAATTCCCTCCGTGGAGAGATCCCACATAACCTTAGCCAATGCAAGCGCCTTCAAGAGATTAACCTTGGCAACAACAAGCTCCAAGGGAGCATTCCCCCTGCTTTCGGAGTCCTCCCTGCACTGCGCGTACTAGTTCTCGCCAAAAACACCCTTACTGGGACCATACCGCCATCTTTGGGCAGCAGTCGTCATCTCACATATGTCGATCTTGCGACGAATGCTCTCGGAGGGGTCATCCCTCAGTCCTTGGCAAATAGTTCATCTCTTCAAGTACTTAGGCTCATGAGCAATAGTCTTACTGGGAAACTCCCAAAGGCTCTCCTCAACACTTTGTCACTTGGTGCTATTTGCCTCGAAAAGAACAATTTTGTTGGTACGATACCTTCTGTTACTGTCACACCTTCCCCTATTAAGCATCTCTCTTTAAGGTATAACAATCTTTCAGGAAGAATACCTTCCTCACTAGGGAACCTTTCTTCCCTAGTTCATCTTTATCTCACAAACAATTACTTAGTTGGGAGCATACCAGAGAGCATAGGTTATATTCCAACACTAGAGATATTGACCTTGTCTATGAACAACTTATCTGGGCCGGTTCCACCATCTATCTTCAACATGTCATCCCTGAAAAGTCTCGCCATAGCAAAGAACTCACTTGTCGGCAGATTACCCTTCGACATCGGCTACACCCTCCCCAATATCCAGGACCTAATACTCTCAGATAACAACTATGATGGACCAATCCCAGCCTCTCTTCTCAAAGCTTACCACCTACAAAGGCTGGACCTGAAAAATAATAGATTTACTGGATCCATACCATTCTTCGGCTCATTGCCAAATTTAGTGCTACTCAATTTGGCAAGGAACAAGCTAGAAGCAGATGATTGGGGCTTTGTCTCTTCACTATCTAACTGCTCCAGACTGAACATGTTGGCCCTGGATGGGAACAATCTCAATGGGAAATTGCCAAGTTCTATTGGGAACCTTTCAAATAGTCTTGACTACTTGTGGCTAAGTAGCAACAAAATTTCTGGACCTATACCACCGGAGATTGGCAACCTCAAGAGCCTCATTGGCTTGTATATGGGTGACAATCTTCTCACCGGTAATATACCATCAACAATTGGGAAATTGTACAAATTGGTTGATCTATCCTTTGCGCAAAACAAGCTTTCGGGTCAGATTCCAGATACTGTTGCCAATCTTGTCCAGCTGAGCACGCTGGAATTGGATCATAACAGCTTCAGTGGAAGAATACCTGCAAGTATATCACAATGCACTCAACTCACCATACTCAACCTTGCTCACAACTCACTAGATGGGCGTATACCAAGTAAAATCTTGACAATCTCTACGCTTTCTAAAGAGCTGGACTTGTCAAACAACTACTTGTCTGGAAGAATGCCAGATGAAGTTGGAAGTCTCCTTCATCTGAAGAAAATCAACATGTCAAATAACAGGTTGACTGGCAACATACCATCAACTCTCGGCCAGTGTGTTGATCTGGAGTATCTTGAGATGCAAAACAACTTCTTTGCAGGAAGAATTCCACAAACATTTTCCAACTTAGTCAGCATAAAACACATGGATATTTCTGGGAACAATTTGTCGGGAAAAGTACCAGAGTTCCTCAAATCCTTGAAATCACTGCAAGGCCTGAATTTATCCTTTAACCATTTTGATGGAGCAGTTCCGACAGGTGGTGTTTTTGACAACATTGGTGCAGTTTCGCTCCAAGGAAATGATCATCTGTGTACAATTATCCCGATGAGAGGTATGTCTCTTTGTATGGCTCTGTCTGACAGCAAAAGAAAGCAGAAGCCAGTGGTTCTAGTCCTAGTGATTCTATTGCCAATTGTTGTTGCCACTGCAATCCTTTTCTCTTGTATGGCAACAATTTATAGGAGGAAACGGATGCAAGCAAATCCCCGTTTGCAACATGACAATGAGCACGTAAAGAAGCTAGAGAAGATATCATTTGAGAAGATATCATATGAAGACTTGCTAAGGGCAACTGATAGGTTTTCTTCTGAAAACTTAATTGGTTCTGGATCATTTGGAAGGGTTTATAAGGGAAGTCTGCAGTTTCAAGCAGATCAAGTCGCCATCAAGATTTTTGACCTTGACATTAATGGGGCAGATAGGAGCTTCATAGCAGAGTGTGAAGCCCTAAGAAATGTTCGCCATCGGAATCTTGTAAAAATCATTACCTCATGCTCTTCTGTGGATCATACTGGGGCAGATTTCAAGGCCCTAGTGTTCCCATACATGCCAAATGGGAACCTAGAAATGTGTCTACATCTAAAATATTCTGAAGATGGTGAAAAGAATATTCTGAGTTTAAGCCAAAGGACTAATATAGCCTTGGATGTGGCAGTTGCTTTGGATTACCTTCACAATCAGTGTGCACCTCCAGTTATACACTGCGACTTGAAGCCAAGCAATATACTTCTGGGTCTTGACATGGCTGCGTACGTCATCGACTTTGGCCTAGCAAGATTCTTGTTCAGCCCAGAAAATGCACACCAAGATAGTTCAGCAAGTTTGAGCCGCTTAAAAGGATCCATAGGATACATCCCACCAG AGTATGGAATGAGCGAAGAAATATCAACCAAGGGTGATGTCTATAGCTTTGGAGTGCTTCTGTTACAACTGATAACAGGGTGTAGTCCAACTGATGAAAAATTCAACGATGGTATAAGCCTTCATGAATTTGTTGATAGAGCATTTACAAAGAATATTCATGAGGTTGTTGACTCCACAATGCTACAAGATAGCAGCAATGCAACTAACATGATGAAGAATTGCGTCATCCCACTTTTAAGAATAGGCCTGTCTTGCTCCATGACATCACCCAAAGAGCGGCCGGGTATGGGACAAGTTTCTACTGAGATACTTAGAATAAAGCATGTGGCGTCAGACACATGCATGTCTGATGAAGCAAATAATTGGCAGGATAGTAGCAAGCAACAGAAGTTCATGTAA